Proteins encoded by one window of Capra hircus breed San Clemente chromosome 8, ASM170441v1, whole genome shotgun sequence:
- the RANBP6 gene encoding ran-binding protein 6 isoform X3 — protein sequence MAASGSAGVPATVSGKQEFYQLLKNLINPSCMVRRQAEEIYENIPGSSSKGEGCSLYYTWTDGYRFCT from the exons ATGGCGGCGTCCGGGTCTGCTGGAGTACCGGCGACCGTGTCGGGAAAGCAAGAGTTTTACCAGCTTCTGAAGAACCTGATCAATCCAAGCTGTATGGTGCGGCGGCAGGCAGAGGAAATCTATGAAAATATCCCAG gATCCTCATCCAAGGGTGAGGGCTGCAGCCTGTACTACACTTGGACAGATGGCTACAGATTTTGCACCTAA